From the genome of Borrelia hermsii DAH, one region includes:
- a CDS encoding PTS transporter subunit EIIC, with protein sequence MLPIALLPAAGILLGIGGAFTNETMIQAYKLENTLGQGTLLNIILSVMRDTGGVVFENLPLIFSLGIAIGLANIEKGSAGLSGGIGFLIMHKAINSTLAIQGISAETVNSEYLMTIGFNEAQAVAKSFEYTNVLGMHTLQIGVLGGMISGFIAAYLHNKYYDIKLPQFLAFFGGTRFVPIVTTGTMLIIGIILVFIWPPIQSIIAMTGKIVEQSGYFGSFLFGIIERALVPTGLHHIFYMPFWQTPLGGTMEINGQLVSGAQKIFFAQLADPNFSGHFEVTKGTRFWVGKWPGHAFGLPGAALAMWWVAKPERKKEMAAFLGSVAFTSFLTGITEPIEFTFLFAAPILFFGFNVFMYGMGFVFMHLLNVGVGVTFADGFIDYLLYGILQGNERTSWINILYVGIPYFFIYFFVFKWTIVKFDFKTPGREDDGVTATKSSSKEILANLRQITTKTIKGLGGIANIKYHSACITKLRVEVYDINPVKDDAYFKELGAKGIIRKDKGLQIIFGVVSDNVNTELEKIIKEL encoded by the coding sequence ATGCTGCCAATAGCCCTTCTACCAGCAGCCGGGATTTTACTAGGAATTGGTGGAGCATTTACCAATGAAACAATGATTCAAGCTTACAAACTTGAGAACACTTTGGGACAAGGAACTCTTTTAAACATTATTCTATCGGTCATGAGGGACACTGGTGGTGTGGTATTTGAAAATTTACCGCTAATATTCTCATTAGGCATTGCCATTGGTCTTGCCAATATAGAAAAAGGTTCAGCAGGCCTTTCTGGCGGAATTGGATTTTTAATTATGCACAAAGCTATAAACAGTACCCTTGCAATACAAGGAATAAGTGCTGAAACGGTCAACTCTGAATATCTAATGACAATAGGATTTAATGAAGCACAAGCTGTTGCAAAATCATTTGAATATACAAATGTACTTGGAATGCATACTCTTCAAATAGGAGTACTTGGGGGTATGATCTCAGGGTTCATTGCTGCATATCTTCACAACAAGTACTACGACATTAAACTACCTCAATTTTTAGCATTCTTTGGGGGAACAAGATTTGTCCCAATAGTTACAACCGGAACAATGCTAATTATTGGTATAATACTTGTATTTATTTGGCCTCCCATACAAAGCATAATTGCCATGACAGGTAAAATTGTAGAGCAATCTGGTTATTTCGGTTCTTTTTTATTTGGAATAATTGAAAGAGCACTAGTCCCAACAGGTCTTCATCATATATTTTACATGCCATTCTGGCAAACACCTTTAGGCGGAACAATGGAAATTAACGGACAACTGGTTTCAGGAGCACAAAAAATATTTTTCGCACAACTTGCAGATCCAAATTTTTCAGGACACTTTGAAGTTACAAAAGGAACAAGGTTTTGGGTTGGAAAATGGCCGGGACATGCCTTTGGGCTTCCTGGAGCAGCACTTGCCATGTGGTGGGTAGCAAAACCTGAGCGAAAAAAAGAAATGGCAGCATTTCTAGGCTCTGTAGCATTTACATCATTCTTAACAGGAATAACAGAACCTATTGAATTTACATTCCTCTTCGCAGCACCTATTTTATTTTTTGGGTTTAACGTCTTTATGTACGGCATGGGATTTGTATTTATGCACCTTTTAAATGTCGGAGTAGGGGTAACATTTGCAGATGGATTTATTGATTATCTCCTTTACGGAATACTTCAAGGAAATGAAAGAACAAGTTGGATAAACATACTCTATGTCGGAATACCTTATTTCTTTATATATTTCTTTGTCTTTAAATGGACCATAGTCAAATTTGACTTTAAAACCCCAGGAAGAGAAGACGACGGAGTAACTGCCACAAAGTCAAGCTCAAAAGAAATACTTGCAAACTTAAGACAAATTACAACTAAAACCATCAAAGGCCTGGGGGGAATTGCTAATATTAAATACCACAGTGCCTGCATTACAAAACTCAGAGTTGAAGTATACGATATCAATCCTGTTAAAGATGATGCTTACTTTAAAGAACTTGGTGCTAAAGGCATCATAAGAAAAGATAAAGGATTGCAAATTATATTTGGTGTTGTATCAGATAACGTCAACACAGAACTAGAAAAAATAATTAAAGAACTATAA
- a CDS encoding DUF226 domain-containing protein, with protein sequence MEKVEKATHELKAKLMARKLELDRKGKNFFKKIEDKDYKKMYHTKIFSMINNFEARPNKGKFWLCFRNVFDPNKYESLHLFQMRQGDKFIGIYYGFTKLPKPFIINYRENEVKKISKLTKISYIEFRFKKGSVFCYLRSLHTLLRVENREKLFYNSLLDRTLKLEREVHQFYGKEYLKDKGILRWIEENQK encoded by the coding sequence ATGGAAAAAGTGGAAAAGGCAACACATGAGTTAAAAGCAAAGTTAATGGCAAGAAAATTAGAATTAGATCGGAAGGGTAAAAACTTTTTTAAAAAAATTGAAGACAAAGATTATAAAAAAATGTACCACACAAAGATTTTCAGCATGATAAATAATTTTGAAGCAAGACCAAATAAGGGTAAATTTTGGCTGTGTTTTAGAAACGTTTTCGATCCTAATAAATACGAAAGTCTTCATTTGTTTCAAATGAGGCAAGGGGATAAATTCATAGGCATCTACTATGGATTTACAAAGCTACCAAAACCATTTATCATCAATTATAGGGAAAACGAAGTAAAAAAAATATCCAAACTAACAAAAATTTCTTACATTGAGTTTAGATTTAAAAAGGGAAGTGTTTTTTGTTATCTAAGAAGTTTACATACGCTGCTGAGGGTAGAGAATAGAGAAAAGCTTTTCTATAATTCTTTATTAGACAGGACTCTAAAGTTGGAAAGAGAAGTGCACCAATTTTACGGAAAAGAATATCTTAAAGACAAAGGAATATTAAGATGGATAGAAGAAAACCAAAAATAA
- a CDS encoding chromosome replication/partitioning protein encodes MSKNRKIEIVRRIDLEVCKIKTLNKTREERYLELKEKLKILIKEESYNKIETARILKEINESKYYALDGYKSFTAFIKSYKIAKTSIYRYIKLVTGIDSGKIDYDLILSRGVDYAIKVLENTNIISKSNVNPLRPLRFQLDDEESFHFYKSNTKFASFLLKEIYKNEKDFFNKMRDRYNTVKVQ; translated from the coding sequence ATGAGTAAGAATAGAAAAATAGAGATAGTTAGGAGAATTGATTTAGAAGTTTGCAAGATTAAGACTTTAAATAAGACGAGAGAAGAGAGATATTTAGAATTAAAAGAAAAGCTTAAGATTTTAATCAAAGAAGAATCTTATAATAAGATAGAAACAGCCAGAATTTTAAAAGAAATTAATGAAAGCAAATACTATGCTCTTGATGGATATAAAAGTTTTACAGCTTTTATCAAGAGCTATAAAATAGCAAAAACTTCCATATATAGGTATATTAAGTTAGTTACAGGAATTGATAGCGGTAAGATTGATTATGATTTGATTTTAAGTAGAGGGGTAGATTATGCAATTAAGGTGCTGGAAAATACTAATATCATTAGTAAAAGCAATGTCAACCCTCTAAGACCTTTAAGGTTTCAACTAGATGATGAAGAGAGTTTTCATTTTTACAAATCCAATACAAAATTTGCTAGCTTTTTGCTTAAAGAAATATACAAGAATGAAAAAGATTTTTTTAATAAGATGCGCGATAGATATAATACTGTAAAAGTACAATAA
- a CDS encoding PTS transporter subunit EIIC, which yields MSTSSESIFTILQKVGKAFMLPIALLPIAGILLGVGGALTNKTMIQAYGIESILGEGTLVSSILSLMKYTGEVIFANLPLMFAVAIPIGLAKAEKGTAALAGVVGFLVMHQTINGVLSIQGINPSTVNAEALIAIGTPEAEAIAKSQEYTNVLGIFSLQMSVMGGMVAGFIAVMLHNRLHNTQLPTFLAFFGGSRFVPIITTLVMFIVGIILTCIWPFIQGMMFSFGNIIEKSGYFGSFAYGAIKRSLIPFGLHHIFYMPFWQTSLGGTMEINGELVSGAQNIFFKQLSDPNTIHFEVAKGTRFFSGEFIVMIFGLPGAALAMYHTAKHENKKNTASLLLSASFTSMLTGITEPIEFAFIFAAPALYYLVYVPLFGLAHLLGHIFNIGVGLTFSGGFIDMFLFGILQGNSKTTWIMIPTIGIFYFIGFYYIFKFAIIKFNLKTPGREEEENITNISSQKTEISETARKVLEGLGGKNNITYLDACASRLRINVNQIELVKPVTYFKSIGASGMLKKGNSVQIIFGGLSDNIRMEMDKIYINA from the coding sequence ATGTCAACATCATCAGAATCTATATTTACAATATTACAAAAGGTAGGAAAAGCTTTTATGTTACCAATAGCTCTTCTACCAATAGCTGGGATTTTACTAGGAGTCGGTGGTGCACTTACCAACAAAACAATGATTCAAGCTTACGGAATTGAAAGCATACTTGGAGAGGGTACTTTAGTAAGTTCAATACTGTCTTTAATGAAATATACAGGTGAAGTAATTTTTGCAAACTTACCTTTAATGTTTGCAGTGGCAATTCCAATTGGATTGGCAAAAGCTGAAAAAGGAACAGCAGCTCTTGCTGGAGTTGTAGGATTTCTAGTCATGCATCAAACTATAAATGGAGTTTTATCTATTCAAGGCATTAATCCCTCAACTGTAAATGCAGAAGCATTAATAGCAATTGGAACACCTGAGGCAGAAGCAATCGCAAAAAGTCAAGAATATACAAATGTACTTGGGATCTTTTCTCTTCAAATGAGCGTAATGGGAGGAATGGTAGCAGGATTTATTGCAGTAATGCTTCATAATAGACTGCATAATACCCAACTACCAACATTTCTAGCATTTTTTGGAGGATCAAGATTCGTTCCCATCATAACCACACTTGTAATGTTTATAGTAGGAATAATTTTAACATGCATTTGGCCATTCATTCAAGGAATGATGTTTTCATTTGGAAATATCATAGAAAAATCTGGTTATTTCGGTTCATTCGCATATGGAGCAATAAAAAGATCTTTAATACCCTTTGGCCTTCACCACATATTTTACATGCCATTCTGGCAAACATCTTTGGGTGGAACAATGGAAATTAATGGAGAATTGGTTTCAGGAGCACAAAATATCTTCTTTAAACAACTCTCAGATCCTAATACTATACATTTTGAAGTTGCAAAAGGAACACGATTTTTCAGTGGTGAATTTATAGTAATGATTTTTGGATTACCTGGAGCTGCTCTTGCCATGTATCATACTGCTAAGCATGAGAATAAAAAAAACACAGCTTCTCTATTATTATCAGCTAGCTTCACATCAATGTTAACAGGAATAACAGAACCTATTGAATTTGCATTCATTTTTGCAGCTCCTGCTCTTTACTATCTTGTATATGTTCCTTTATTTGGACTCGCTCATCTATTAGGACATATTTTCAACATTGGGGTTGGATTAACATTCTCTGGTGGATTTATTGATATGTTCCTATTTGGCATACTGCAAGGCAACAGTAAAACAACTTGGATAATGATTCCTACCATTGGAATATTTTACTTCATAGGATTCTACTACATTTTCAAATTTGCAATTATAAAATTCAACCTAAAAACACCAGGCCGTGAAGAAGAAGAAAATATTACAAACATAAGTTCACAAAAAACAGAAATATCGGAAACTGCCAGAAAAGTACTAGAAGGACTTGGAGGTAAAAACAACATCACATACCTTGACGCATGTGCATCAAGATTAAGAATAAATGTCAATCAAATAGAATTAGTAAAGCCCGTTACTTATTTTAAATCCATTGGAGCAAGCGGAATGCTTAAAAAGGGAAATAGTGTCCAGATTATATTTGGAGGATTATCTGACAATATAAGAATGGAAATGGATAAAATTTATATCAATGCCTAA
- a CDS encoding acylphosphatase, whose protein sequence is MHKNQYFISGKVQGVGFRFFTEQIATKIAIKGFVKNLDDGRVEIVAFFSNKEQIELFENTLKKGNGYSKIEKIEKKILDERYPFDFKNFSSYY, encoded by the coding sequence ATGCATAAAAATCAATACTTCATTTCTGGTAAAGTACAAGGTGTAGGCTTTAGGTTCTTTACGGAACAAATCGCAACTAAAATAGCGATCAAAGGATTTGTTAAGAATCTAGACGATGGAAGGGTTGAAATAGTAGCCTTTTTCAGCAATAAAGAACAAATTGAATTATTTGAAAACACCTTAAAAAAAGGCAATGGTTATTCAAAAATTGAAAAAATAGAAAAAAAAATCTTAGATGAAAGATATCCCTTCGATTTCAAGAACTTCAGTTCCTACTATTAA
- a CDS encoding ankyrin repeat domain-containing protein: MSYYALSKIFMYLGYIIIGTTSFTIFNKNLRIKIKNKMKKFNSLYYLMLFILVITTSNLSNYFSERQLLEDFQTFKEDFFEIHKINATFLQTYLSRLQAPIKMELMSKLTPINTIFNASFEKYSKNINKPAADIVKNYNAYIKSMNTEIKDRIVKLEEEILPMYNKYKLPSFNNKISDIGVDKDGNIIPVLKDLKGQITDLLFYDQNYNLIPFKGYQKHEVKFEIIKNDDNYFKELLNVYYLDSNNTQVTIDYYKNNIDTLPYYIDLKENKDDFLKSMKTKNEYKAYIEEKRKLKVLVSNDNLDEFKLFLEQNPNIFSLNTIFSDGSPVFTHAVKSKSKNIINYVMSKDFNINLTDQEAKTALHNAIINGYDISFIKALIEKGVNPHTRDLNKKLPLDYAPKDSEIYKYLNTIIK; encoded by the coding sequence ATGAGCTATTATGCATTAAGCAAAATATTTATGTATCTTGGATATATTATTATAGGAACCACGTCTTTTACTATTTTCAACAAAAATTTAAGAATCAAAATCAAGAATAAAATGAAAAAATTCAACTCTTTATACTACCTAATGCTATTTATCCTTGTTATAACCACTTCTAACTTGTCCAATTATTTCTCAGAAAGACAATTATTAGAAGATTTTCAAACATTTAAAGAAGATTTTTTCGAAATACATAAAATCAATGCAACATTTTTACAAACATATCTATCAAGATTACAAGCACCAATTAAAATGGAATTAATGTCAAAACTAACACCAATAAACACCATATTTAATGCTAGCTTTGAAAAATATTCAAAAAATATAAACAAACCAGCAGCTGATATCGTTAAAAACTATAATGCCTATATTAAATCAATGAACACAGAAATTAAAGACAGGATTGTAAAATTAGAAGAAGAAATCCTGCCAATGTACAACAAATATAAATTACCTAGTTTCAATAACAAAATATCAGACATAGGTGTTGATAAGGATGGAAATATCATTCCCGTACTCAAAGACTTAAAAGGCCAAATAACGGATTTATTATTTTACGATCAAAATTACAATTTAATCCCATTTAAAGGATATCAAAAACATGAGGTCAAATTCGAGATCATTAAAAATGATGATAATTATTTCAAAGAACTGCTAAATGTTTATTATCTTGATTCAAATAATACCCAAGTTACCATTGATTATTATAAAAATAATATTGATACACTTCCTTACTATATAGATTTAAAAGAGAATAAAGATGATTTTTTAAAGAGTATGAAAACTAAAAATGAATATAAAGCATATATCGAAGAAAAACGCAAGCTAAAAGTATTAGTAAGCAATGATAACCTAGACGAGTTTAAACTCTTTTTAGAACAAAATCCAAACATTTTCTCATTAAATACAATATTTTCCGATGGAAGCCCTGTATTCACTCACGCAGTAAAATCAAAATCTAAGAATATAATAAATTATGTAATGTCAAAAGATTTCAACATCAATCTAACAGATCAGGAAGCCAAAACCGCACTTCACAATGCCATCATTAACGGATACGACATTAGCTTCATTAAAGCTCTTATAGAAAAAGGAGTAAACCCACATACAAGGGACTTGAATAAAAAGTTACCATTAGATTATGCTCCTAAGGACAGCGAAATCTATAAATACCTAAACACTATTATAAAATAA
- a CDS encoding protelomerase family protein, protein MSLKVNIKKELECFRKNLEEIYVRYLKCEISYPKLNKNLVILAEKHKSILLRKDKFTNLSIILNLSKTRKIIKEYINLSVIEEIRQKNKLLFFWVPKEVKALSNIDIKDLCKIEELMVANNILGRKVYFESFLSLFKSPEWLNNYSHHYKISKINSYRREQISVKINLKTYTEIINILLTQKRDIRLKFYGVLMATGRRPVEIMKVSKFYVEDSEHILMKHIAKKKEHNLIHEIVFPTFADSQLIIDSIEDIRYMERTEKLSKEIISSNLAYSYNRLFRKLFENIFEPEESVYFCRRLYSRFSYLAFAPKNMELNLWITTVLGHEHDDIITAFHYNRYVLENLDENADIDLLKLIERRIYTYVRRKTTYSVITMQKLNALIEECGVMDDNYAKTLHVIKDLMSEDGLEELEMLRGFNVRIRKAFKQKYGYNYNYAKLGEYLALIFGYDV, encoded by the coding sequence ATGTCGTTGAAAGTTAATATAAAAAAAGAGCTTGAATGTTTTAGAAAAAACCTGGAAGAAATATATGTTAGGTATTTGAAATGCGAGATTTCATATCCTAAATTAAATAAAAATCTAGTTATTCTTGCTGAAAAACATAAAAGCATTCTCTTAAGGAAGGATAAGTTTACTAATCTTTCAATCATATTAAATCTTTCTAAAACCCGTAAAATAATAAAGGAATATATCAATCTTTCAGTGATTGAGGAGATAAGACAGAAAAATAAGCTTTTGTTTTTTTGGGTTCCCAAAGAAGTAAAGGCACTATCTAATATCGATATAAAAGATTTATGCAAAATTGAGGAGTTGATGGTTGCTAATAATATTTTGGGTCGAAAGGTTTATTTTGAGTCTTTCTTAAGCTTGTTTAAAAGTCCTGAATGGTTGAATAATTATTCACATCATTATAAGATTTCAAAAATTAATAGCTATAGAAGAGAGCAAATATCAGTTAAGATAAACTTAAAAACTTATACTGAGATAATAAATATCTTGTTGACTCAAAAAAGGGATATTAGGTTAAAGTTTTATGGGGTATTAATGGCAACTGGACGGCGTCCTGTTGAAATAATGAAAGTCTCTAAATTTTATGTTGAAGATAGTGAACATATTCTTATGAAACATATTGCAAAGAAAAAAGAGCATAATTTAATTCATGAAATTGTTTTCCCCACTTTTGCTGATTCCCAATTGATTATTGATTCAATAGAGGATATAAGATATATGGAAAGAACAGAAAAACTTTCGAAAGAGATTATATCTTCAAATCTTGCTTATAGTTATAATAGGCTGTTTCGTAAGCTCTTTGAAAATATATTTGAACCTGAAGAGTCAGTTTATTTTTGTAGAAGGCTTTATAGTAGATTTTCTTATCTTGCATTTGCCCCAAAGAACATGGAGCTAAATTTGTGGATAACCACGGTTTTAGGACATGAGCATGATGATATAATAACGGCTTTTCATTATAATCGTTATGTCTTAGAAAACTTAGATGAGAATGCTGATATTGATTTGCTTAAGTTGATTGAAAGACGGATATATACGTATGTTAGGAGAAAGACTACATATTCTGTTATTACTATGCAAAAATTAAATGCATTGATAGAAGAGTGTGGCGTTATGGATGATAATTATGCCAAGACTTTACATGTAATTAAAGATTTGATGAGCGAAGATGGTTTAGAGGAGTTGGAAATGTTAAGGGGCTTTAATGTTAGAATTCGTAAGGCTTTCAAGCAAAAATATGGTTATAATTATAACTATGCCAAGCTTGGTGAGTATTTAGCTTTAATTTTTGGATATGATGTTTAA
- a CDS encoding plasmid maintenance protein, whose amino-acid sequence MRQKKISKMPFNKVVDRRLKVFWVIQKLQHNYFKNKRRYSLRNVVMMVNSILEKKGFKKVTKRTIQSDIKNFEEIGLLKIDFNPLGKNNGSFTYYIINKTLEKIANKAISKAYFMQRKKNIDQARDNVIKKDKLKEQNQQFKISHQIFSHLLSDIESKYYKYKNSNSQDLKNKEKNLERIILQRFKEIKKKDLNEIKTIVKKQISYKNTLWNLKDFMEELREYNVNDAVSFFKTILKKKKNKIWFMSKRNIKTDFNMIIGEFKDKNRTKAQNSYQDQERIRKPKMNYIDAPNGMIKVSELITDIVKVRLLVSN is encoded by the coding sequence ATGAGACAAAAAAAGATCAGCAAGATGCCATTTAACAAAGTAGTAGATCGAAGATTAAAGGTGTTTTGGGTAATTCAAAAGTTGCAACACAATTATTTTAAAAATAAGAGAAGGTATTCCTTAAGAAATGTCGTAATGATGGTAAATTCAATCTTAGAAAAAAAAGGATTTAAAAAAGTAACAAAAAGGACCATACAAAGCGACATTAAAAACTTTGAAGAAATTGGTCTATTAAAAATAGATTTTAACCCACTTGGAAAAAACAATGGTAGTTTTACTTACTACATAATCAACAAAACTCTTGAAAAAATAGCTAACAAAGCAATAAGCAAAGCCTATTTCATGCAAAGAAAAAAAAACATAGATCAAGCAAGAGACAATGTTATTAAAAAAGATAAATTGAAAGAACAAAATCAACAATTCAAAATTTCACATCAAATATTTTCACATCTATTAAGTGATATAGAAAGTAAATATTATAAATATAAGAACTCTAATTCACAAGATCTAAAAAACAAAGAGAAGAACTTAGAAAGAATCATATTACAAAGATTTAAAGAAATAAAAAAGAAAGATCTCAATGAAATAAAAACCATTGTAAAAAAACAGATAAGCTACAAAAACACGCTATGGAATCTAAAAGACTTCATGGAAGAGTTAAGAGAATATAATGTAAATGATGCAGTAAGTTTCTTTAAGACAATACTCAAGAAAAAAAAGAACAAAATATGGTTTATGTCAAAAAGGAATATAAAAACGGATTTCAATATGATAATAGGAGAATTCAAAGACAAAAACAGAACCAAAGCACAAAATTCATACCAAGATCAAGAAAGGATAAGAAAACCAAAGATGAACTACATAGACGCTCCAAATGGAATGATAAAGGTAAGCGAGTTAATAACGGACATTGTGAAAGTGAGATTGTTAGTTTCTAATTAA
- a CDS encoding ImmA/IrrE family metallo-endopeptidase: MKSNNFSSYIKTPYIYSDYIISKYAVLLIPVPIIKIAIGEGLKIFEIAFEDKYKNFAGYIKPNKKAIYINETMNLKDKRFAIAQQLGHYLMHKYQVFNPSKRTDTINTQDNHMTIEANIFATNLLIPTTTLKLKVPQYKSIKYPQKSMAKEFQVSENIIHFKLSMINEIHRLERENKIQKKLKVKQIDKARAKELLLQNIDKLKESIAIDLEQREITRKESIKKIFEELE, from the coding sequence ATGAAATCCAATAATTTTAGCTCATATATTAAAACCCCTTACATTTATTCTGATTATATAATCTCAAAATATGCTGTATTGCTCATTCCAGTGCCAATAATAAAGATTGCAATTGGAGAAGGACTTAAAATATTTGAAATTGCATTTGAAGACAAATACAAAAATTTTGCTGGCTATATTAAACCAAACAAAAAGGCTATATATATAAACGAAACAATGAATCTAAAAGATAAAAGATTTGCAATAGCACAACAACTTGGTCATTATTTAATGCACAAATATCAGGTTTTTAACCCATCAAAGAGAACAGATACGATTAATACTCAGGATAACCACATGACAATAGAAGCCAACATATTTGCAACAAACTTATTAATCCCAACTACTACTTTAAAACTAAAAGTACCTCAATATAAATCGATAAAATATCCGCAAAAATCGATGGCAAAAGAATTTCAAGTATCTGAAAATATAATACACTTTAAGTTAAGCATGATTAATGAGATTCACAGGCTTGAAAGAGAAAACAAGATACAAAAGAAACTAAAAGTCAAGCAAATAGACAAAGCAAGGGCCAAAGAGCTTTTACTTCAAAATATAGACAAGCTAAAAGAATCAATAGCAATTGATTTAGAACAAAGAGAAATCACAAGAAAAGAAAGCATAAAAAAAATTTTTGAAGAGCTAGAATAA
- a CDS encoding ParA family protein, whose protein sequence is MDRRKPKIITVASIKGGVGKSTTALFFSNILANKRYKILLIDLDPQASSTSFYINLLKGQNIDIKRVNIYRVLKKELDIENSVVKINENIDFIASHLTLSQFNEENISLKESLLKIFLSYIQHRYDFIIMDTAPTLGSLLNNSLIITDYLVIPLPTDQWAIESLDLITNRLRDIFRSELPTFYLVTNLIERQNIDKELKEFIESEYKENFLGSVPKRDNLRKTIFYRGDFNPNEDYYKAYQEILENFLSKINSQ, encoded by the coding sequence ATGGATAGAAGAAAACCAAAAATAATTACTGTAGCCTCAATTAAAGGCGGTGTCGGAAAAAGTACAACAGCTTTGTTTTTTAGTAATATTCTTGCAAATAAAAGGTATAAAATACTCCTCATTGACTTGGATCCACAAGCTAGTAGTACAAGTTTTTATATTAATCTCCTAAAGGGTCAAAATATAGATATAAAGAGAGTAAATATATACAGAGTCTTAAAAAAGGAATTAGATATCGAAAATTCAGTTGTAAAGATCAATGAGAATATTGATTTTATAGCAAGTCACTTGACCTTAAGTCAGTTTAATGAAGAAAATATATCTTTGAAAGAAAGTCTGCTTAAAATATTTTTAAGTTATATACAACATAGGTATGATTTTATCATTATGGATACAGCCCCTACTTTAGGAAGTTTACTTAATAATAGTTTAATAATCACTGATTATCTTGTCATTCCTTTACCAACCGATCAGTGGGCGATTGAGAGTTTAGATTTAATAACTAACAGATTAAGAGATATATTTAGAAGTGAATTGCCAACGTTTTATTTAGTAACTAACCTAATTGAAAGGCAGAACATAGATAAGGAATTGAAAGAATTTATTGAGAGTGAGTATAAGGAAAATTTTTTAGGAAGTGTTCCAAAGAGAGATAATTTAAGAAAAACTATTTTTTATAGGGGCGATTTTAATCCAAATGAAGACTATTACAAAGCTTATCAAGAAATATTAGAGAATTTTTTAAGTAAGATTAATAGTCAATGA
- a CDS encoding Vsp/OspC family lipoprotein — translation MKKNTLSAILMTLFLFISCNNGGPELKKGEVTKSDGTVLDLSKISANIKNAVTFAASVQEVETLVKSIDELAKAIGQKVNADGLTAEADKNDSLVAGVYQLISDVQGKLTKLEIGASKFAGLKEKVVAAKKGSDDFLTKVKAQHNNLGQSAEAPKAIKKGNADSTKGAEELGKLNTAIDELLTAAKDAVEAAIAELTAAPAKPATPVKP, via the coding sequence ATGAAGAAGAATACATTAAGTGCGATATTGATGACTTTATTTTTATTTATATCTTGTAATAATGGAGGCCCAGAGCTTAAAAAGGGTGAAGTAACTAAATCTGATGGAACAGTTCTTGATTTATCAAAAATAAGTGCAAATATAAAAAACGCTGTTACTTTTGCTGCAAGTGTTCAAGAAGTAGAGACCTTAGTTAAGTCTATTGATGAGCTTGCTAAAGCTATTGGACAGAAAGTTAATGCAGATGGTCTTACTGCTGAAGCAGATAAAAATGATTCATTAGTTGCAGGGGTATATCAATTAATATCAGATGTACAGGGTAAGTTGACAAAATTGGAAATTGGGGCCAGCAAGTTTGCTGGACTAAAGGAAAAGGTTGTTGCTGCTAAGAAGGGAAGTGATGATTTCTTAACCAAAGTAAAAGCGCAGCATAATAATCTTGGTCAAAGTGCTGAAGCCCCAAAGGCTATAAAGAAAGGTAATGCTGATAGTACTAAGGGAGCTGAAGAACTTGGTAAGTTAAATACAGCAATAGATGAGTTGTTAACCGCTGCTAAAGATGCAGTAGAAGCTGCAATTGCGGAGCTTACAGCTGCTCCTGCTAAGCCAGCGACCCCTGTTAAACCTTAA